CTTTGGTTTCGAGGGCAATCCAATTCGTTTGGATATTTCTAAAAGAGGAGAATCACAGTAGAGAGGCAGGTATTAGAAATGATAAATGTAACAGTAATTGGGTCTGGCAGCTGGGGAACTGCTCTATCCCTGGTGTTATCCGATGGGAGGAACAAGGTTACACTTTGGGGTAGAGAACAGGAAATTCATGATATTCATAAAAATCAACGAGAGAATAAGGCTTATCTTCCTGGAGTGCAGCTTCCTGACGGCATCAATATTACTAGTGATATTGATGAAGCTCTAGCTGAAGCTGAGCTAATTGTTCTTTCTATTCCTTCACAGTCCTTAAGAGAAGTTTGTTCCCACATAAGACCTTTCATAAAGGGAATGCCCATAATTGTGAATACTGCAAAGGGTTTGGAAATTAAAACCCTTTCAAGACTATCCCAGGTAATCAAGGAAGAGCTGCCCCTATACAGCAAAAACATTGCAGTTTTGTCAGGACCAAGCCATGCTGAAGAGGTCGGCCGCAGAATACCAACGGCAATAGTTTCTGCTGCAGAGGATAAAAGGATTGCAGAATATGTACAGGATGCATTTATGACACCTTATTTTAGAGTATATACCAACCCTGATGTTATTGGGGTAGAAATGGCTGGTGCCCTGAAAAATATCATTGCTGTTGCAACTGGCATCTCTGATGGACTGGGGTTTGGAGATAATAGTAAGGCTGCTCTTATTACAAGGGGTCTTGCGGAAATTGCCAGATTAGGAACTAAAATGGGTGGTGAGCTTTTAACCTTTGCGGGTTTATGCGGCGTGGGCGATTTGGTGGTAACCTGTACAAGTATGCATAGTCGTAATAGAAGAGCAGGAATACAAATTGGCCAGGGTAAGCCATTAGAGCAGGTCTTAAGAGACATGGGGATGGTTGTAGAAGGTATTAAGACCACCAGGGCAGCCTATGAAATAGCTGCTAAGAATCAGGTAGATGTACCCATTACTGAAGAACTACATAACATCCTGTTTAAAGGCCTTGATCCCAAGAAAGGAGTTTCTAATTTAATGGAAAGAAGTAAGACCCACGAGGTTGAAGAAATAGTTCTAAACCGAAAAGATTGGTAAAAAAAAGTATGGCTTTAGCTGTACTTTTTTTCTTTGTCCAGGCATATTCTGTAATAATCGTCCAACCATTTCATATACATATATTGGTGAATGATTTCAACAGCATAACATAAATAATTCATCATGGTCCTTAGATTATTATTCCCCTGGTTGGATGAAGGAGGGATGAGCATTTAGAAATTACAATCCTGTCCTTTGTAATTATAAAAAATATAGTATAGGGAGGGAAAGAAAGCGTGGATAATACGACTATCTTTCGTGACATAGCTGAACGTACAGGAGGTGATATTTATCTGGGTGTAGTTGGCCCTGTTCGTACGGGTAAATCCACCTTCATCAAAAAGTTTATGGAGTTAATGGTCATACCTAATATTGAAAACCCTAATGAAAGAGATCGAGCTAGGGATGAACTTCCACAAAGTGGAGCTGGTAAGACTATCATGACAACAGAGCCAAAATTTATTCCAGCTGATGCAGTTGAAGTAAAAATTAAAGATGGACTTAAAATGAATGTAAGGGTAGTAGATTGTGTTGGTTATACTGTAGAGGGTGCTAAAGGATATGGTGATGAAGACGGTCCCAGAATGGTAAGAACCCCATGGTTTGAGGATGATATTCCCTTTCAAGATGCAGCAGAGTTTGGTACTAAAAAGGTAATTGAAGATCACTCAACTATTGGAATAGTGGTATTAACAGATGGAAGCATCTCCGATATTCCAAGAGAAAACTATGAATCAGCTGAGGAAAGGGTTATCTGGGAATTACAAAACCTAAACAAACCCTTCATAATTATTTTAAATTCGACTAATCCATACTCTGAAGAGACCTACAACCTTGCACATGCCCTTGAAGAACACTATAAAGCTCCAGTATTACCTATGGATGTGTCAAACTTAAAAGAAGAAGACATTATGAATGTATTAGAAGAAGCTCTTTATGAATTCCCAGTTGTTGAAATTAGCATTAACCTGCCATCTTGGATTGAAGAGCTTGATGAAGGTCACTGGCTGAGAAGTGCCTATCAAGAAAGTGTAAACAAGGCAACAGAAAATATCCGGAAAATAAGAGACATTGACAATGTCATAGAAGTATTATCTGTTGAAGAAAATGTTGCTGATGTTATTTTGAAAGACATGAATCTTGGTACTGGTACAGCATATATAGATGTAAATGCTAATAGGCAGCTCTACTATAAAGTACTACAAGAGCAAACTGGTTTTGCAATTGACAATGAACAAAAATTAATGAAGCTTATGAAAGAATTGGCAGTAGTAAAGAAGGATTATGATAAAATTGCCGCAGGGCTTAATGAAGTAAGAAATACTGGATATGGAACTGTCACCCCTACCCTTGAAGAAATGATTTTGGAAGAACCTGAATTAATCAGGCAGGGTAGAGGCTTTGGAGTAAAATTAAAGGCTACAGCGCCCTCTTATCATTTTATTAGGGCTAATATTTCCACTGAATTAACCCCTCTCATAGGTACAGAAAAACAATGTGAAGAACTCATTAGTTATATCACTAATGAGT
This DNA window, taken from Desulfitibacter alkalitolerans DSM 16504, encodes the following:
- a CDS encoding NAD(P)H-dependent glycerol-3-phosphate dehydrogenase codes for the protein MINVTVIGSGSWGTALSLVLSDGRNKVTLWGREQEIHDIHKNQRENKAYLPGVQLPDGINITSDIDEALAEAELIVLSIPSQSLREVCSHIRPFIKGMPIIVNTAKGLEIKTLSRLSQVIKEELPLYSKNIAVLSGPSHAEEVGRRIPTAIVSAAEDKRIAEYVQDAFMTPYFRVYTNPDVIGVEMAGALKNIIAVATGISDGLGFGDNSKAALITRGLAEIARLGTKMGGELLTFAGLCGVGDLVVTCTSMHSRNRRAGIQIGQGKPLEQVLRDMGMVVEGIKTTRAAYEIAAKNQVDVPITEELHNILFKGLDPKKGVSNLMERSKTHEVEEIVLNRKDW
- the spoIVA gene encoding stage IV sporulation protein A, with protein sequence MDNTTIFRDIAERTGGDIYLGVVGPVRTGKSTFIKKFMELMVIPNIENPNERDRARDELPQSGAGKTIMTTEPKFIPADAVEVKIKDGLKMNVRVVDCVGYTVEGAKGYGDEDGPRMVRTPWFEDDIPFQDAAEFGTKKVIEDHSTIGIVVLTDGSISDIPRENYESAEERVIWELQNLNKPFIIILNSTNPYSEETYNLAHALEEHYKAPVLPMDVSNLKEEDIMNVLEEALYEFPVVEISINLPSWIEELDEGHWLRSAYQESVNKATENIRKIRDIDNVIEVLSVEENVADVILKDMNLGTGTAYIDVNANRQLYYKVLQEQTGFAIDNEQKLMKLMKELAVVKKDYDKIAAGLNEVRNTGYGTVTPTLEEMILEEPELIRQGRGFGVKLKATAPSYHFIRANISTELTPLIGTEKQCEELISYITNEFEDNPQKIWDTNIFGKSLYDLTREGIQGKLYRMPENAQEKLQETLERIINDGSGGLICIII